Proteins encoded together in one Telopea speciosissima isolate NSW1024214 ecotype Mountain lineage chromosome 6, Tspe_v1, whole genome shotgun sequence window:
- the LOC122663631 gene encoding thaumatin-like protein 1b encodes MEYSRVHMTLLSVLLFALVSGGLSLTFTFQNNCGYTVWPGTLTGDNKDQLSSTGFELGSGASSSVDFTSGWSGRIWGRTYCTSSSSGSFSCETADCGSTEVSCNGAGGNPPASLIEFTIGSSNTEKDFYDISLVDGFNLPLSVTPEGGSGDCQTVGCSGNINSVCPSELSVTGSDGTTIACKSACEAFGSDEYCCTGAYNTAATCPPTSYSQIFKEQCPQAYSYAYDDQTSTFTCTAAKYLITFCPS; translated from the coding sequence GTGGGTTGTCACTTACCTTCACGTTCCAAAACAACTGTGGTTACACAGTTTGGCCAGGAACATTAACAGGAGATAACAAGGACCAACTTTCTTCAACTGGTTTCGAGTTGGGCTCTGGAGCTTCAAGTTCCGTAGATTTCACGTCTGGTTGGTCCGGCAGGATATGGGGTCGGACATATtgtacttcatcttcaagtggaaGCTTTAGTTGTGAAACCGCAGACTGTGGGTCCACTGAAGTTTCATGCAATGGTGCAGGAGGAAATCCACCGGCCAGCTTGATAGAATTCACTATTGGAAGTAGTAATACAGAGAAGGACTTCTATGACATCAGCCTTGTGGACGGATTTAACTTGCCACTCTCGGTGACTCCAGAAGGTGGAAGTGGTGATTGCCAAACGGTAGGATGTTCAGGTAATATCAACTCGGTTTGCCCTTCCGAGTTGAGTGTGACGGGTTCTGATGGAACTACAATTGCTTGCAAAAGTGCGTGTGAAGCGTTTGGGAGTGATGAGTATTGTTGCACGGGTGCCTATAATACGGCTGCCACTTGTCCACCCACGAGCTACTCGCAAATCTTCAAGGAACAGTGTCCTCAAGCCTACAGTTACGCATATGATGATCAGACAAGCACATTTACATGCACCGCTGCTAAGTACCTCATCACCTTCTGCCCTTCTTGA